The Deinococcus puniceus genome segment GCGCCGCCGAAACGTGGGACGACATGCCCCGCCGCGAGCGCGAGGAGTACCGCCGCGAAGTGGCCCGCACCCCCGGCACAGACGGCGAAGTGCATTACATCGCGCCGCTGGAGCACCTCAGTGAGCCCGTGTGGGCGGCGGCGGCCAAAGCCATGCGCCAACAATGGGGCCTAGAAGCGTGGGGAGACTTTTGGGTGCTGACCACACTCGCCCGCGACGCCGCGTTCATGGCCCAGATCGGGCGCGGAGACGCACGCGGCGCATGGAAAGTGGCCCAGTCTAGGGGTTTGGCACACAGCACAGTGTTGGAATTCGGGTGGGCCTGAGTCCAGCCGTCCCGTCCCGAGGGGATTTGTTGAGCAGACATAAAGGCGGCGTCAAGTGTGGGGATTTCATCCCGTCGGGTCTGGAGTTACTCCAGCTTTGCCGTGTGCTGCACGGCGCTCGCCCAGATTAGAGTCAGCGCACATTGTGGATTCTGTTTCTTTTCTGACGGTGACCTGTTTCGTTTCTAAAGCCGCCGTGACACCGTTCATGAGGGCGGCTCATCTTGGTGGGCGAGTCTACAGGTATGAAGAAGATCCTGATGACGGCAGTGGTAGCGGGCATGATGACGGGCGCAGCGGGCGCACAGAGCCTCAGCGGCGTAGAACTCGGCCTGACGGGCGGGTACGCGGGCGGCCTCAGCGGCAGCGTGTTCGTTCACAGCCCCAACCTGCTCGGCCCCGTGGGTGTCAAGGTCAGCGCCTCTTACACCAACCCCAGCGATTCCATCAATGATTCCAGTGACCTCGGTGTGGGAACGTTCGGTTCCTACAAAGCATCGGGCGCAGCCACCGAAAACGGCAGCCACGTGACTGTCGGTGTGGACGGCACCTACAGCTTGGGCGAACTGGCCCCCGGTGCCGACGCCACGCTGTACGCTGGCGGACGCTACGGCATGTTCAAGGCCACCGAAGACTACGGCGCATCGGGCAGCACCACCTACAACGCTTCGTCCTTCGGCATCGGCGCGGGTGTGATGGCCAGCTACGCTATCGCGGGTAACCTCAGCATCGTGGGCGACCTCGGCGTCGAGCAGTACTTCAAGAGCACCATCGGCGTGAGCAACAGCAACGGCGCAAGCGACTCGTTTGCCACTGACGACGCTGGTTACGCTGCCATCGACAACCGTTTCGTGCGCCCCGGTACGGTCTTCAAGGCCCGCATCGGCCTGAAGGTCACTTACTAAGTTTTAGCCCCAGCGCCCTGTTTTAACGCACGGTTATTCAGCGTCCCCTGCCTGTTGGGTGGGGGGCGTTTTTTTGGCCGCTTCCAGCAACAGGCGCAGTTGCTCGAAGGCCGCCACCACACGCGGAAACCCCAGATAGGGCACGCACATCAGCAGCGTTTCGCGCAGTTCTGTCTCGGTGGCCCCGGCCCGGAGTGCGCCGCGCAGATGGGTTCGCAGTTCCGGCGGGCTGCCCAACCCCACCAACAGCGTGCAGGCCAGCAGTTCCCGCGTTTTCAGGTCAAGGCCCGGACGCTCGTACACGGTGTCGTAGGCAAAATCCCGGATGTAGGCCATCAGATCAGGGTCGAGGGCGGCCAGTCGGTCTAAAATCCGGCCTTCCTGCTCGCCAAAAATGGTGGCCCGCGCCCTGCCTGCGATCTGTGTGGCTGTGCCCCGTGTACCTGTGGTCTGCGCCGGGAAATCTTGGTCTGGTGCGTCGTTCATGGGAAGGAGCCTAGAGCATTAAAAAGCATGGGAGATGCACGCTCCATGCATCTGCAGACTGCAACCCTTCACCGGGCTGTGTGCGTTTGCCGTGTCGTTTGGCCCAACTCTGGGGGGCCGTGCCATTCAGCAGCCACACCATTCTCACGCCCTCTGGCGGCCCCTTCACCGACCCGAAAGACTGCCCCGCCCAGAGGTCTGAAAGCTGCCCAGCACAGTCAAACGCCCCCTGACCGTATGGTAGGGTGGGCCTATGAAGAACACGTTCGCCGTCACCATGACGTTGCTGCTGGCCCTGACGCTGGGCGGCTCTTATGCCGCGTACCAGATTGCTGTCGCGCCCCACCACACCGAATCCAAGGCCGAGGGCGGCACGGGCGACCAAGAAGAACGCGCCGGGTCGGTGCCCAGCGAAGAAGCGCCGAGCGCCACGAGTACGGCTACCGGGGCGGCAGGCTCCGCCGAGGCGCAGGGCAATGCCAAAGCCCCCAATGCGGGCGGTGAGCAGGCGGGGCCAAACGGCGCAGTCATGGGCAGCCAGGGCGCAGCCATAGGAAATCAGGAAAACGGCGTGACCGAGAACAACAGCGCCACCGTAGCCACCACCGAGGGCGCGCAGGCCGGAGAAAACACCACCGCCAACGAGGGCAGCGAATCGGGCCGCCCACCCGCCGAAATGTCGTCTACGGGCGCAACCGTGACCACCGAGGCAGGCAATGTAGAGGAAGGACAAGCCAAATTTGTGAGCAGTTGCGGAGCCTGCCACGGTGCAGAGGGCGGCGGCGGCATCGGCGCGGCTCTGAACACCGCCGACGGCCCCAAGAGCTGGACGCTGGATCAGTTCAAGCTGACGCTGCGTGAGGGCAAAACCCCTGACCGTGAACTGGCCGCCACCATGCCCCGCTTCTCGCCCGAGCAGCTCAGCGACGCGGAAATCGCCAATATTCACGCTTATATCAAGACGCTGAACTGAAGACAGACCAGCCCCACCTGACCCGTCCTCCCCGGCGGGTTTTTTGTTGCTGGGGCAGGCGCTTATTGAGGCAGGCGCTTATGCTGTGCACGTGACTTCTCGCCTGCTGCTGACCACCTCTCCCCTGCCGGACATGTTGGCTGGCGGCTGGGACGGTTGGACGGTGCAGCTTGCCACCGCCGACGCCCTGCCACACGCGGCGGGCCTGTTGGTACCGCACGACGGACAACCCGTGCGCGACGTGCAGAACAGACCGGATCGCTGGGCCGTGTTGACACTGGTATCGGGCGCGGTGCGGCGCGGATTACCGGTATTGGCGTGGGGCACGGGAGCAGCACTGGCGGGCCGGGTGCTGGGGGCAGCGATTCAGGCCGGGGCAAACGCAGAAGGCGGGGAAAGCACGGCGGAAGAATGGGCGGTCTTGCCCCGCGACGCCCAAGCCGAACGCTGGCTGAGCGGTGCGCCGCTGCTGTGGCGAGCAGGAACCGTGACCGCTTGGGCCGGGGAAACCTTGCCCGATACGCTGAAACGGGAGTTTCTGAATCTGCTTGAAGTCCCCACTCCCCACACGCCTGCCACGCCACTGGAAAGTATTGGGGGCGAGGCAGTTTTGCGTCCCCTGCTGGCCGATTTTTACGCACAGGCACGGGCGGATGGGGTACTTGGGCCAGTCTTCGCCGCCCACGTGTCCGACTGGGAAGCGCACCTAGAGGCCGTGACCGCCTTTTGGGTCACGATGCTGGGGGGCGGGACTGAACTGGGGAGCCAACGCTGGCGCGGCAATTTGAACCACATTCACGCGCCGTTGGGAGTGCGCGGGGTGCATCTGGCCCGCTGGCTGGCCCTGTTCCGCACCGCCGCCGAAGCCCACCTGCCGCCCGACGCCGCTCAGGTACTGATCTCACGGGCCGAAGCGATGGGCCAGAGGCTGGGGCAAAAGCGGGCCAGCAGAACTGAAAGCCCTAGCTGACATGACGTTGGGGGTTGCACTTGACCTTCCTTATACGGGATTGCTTTGATTCCCGAACATCCGCAAAAGCACCGATAGGGTCGTCCATCGCCGCCATCCCGTCTTTTCTTCCACTCGCTTCGCTCGAAATTCGTCTTCGACTCATTTTAAGTTCGTATTAGACCCTCAGACCCTTGACCCTAAGACTCTCGTCCATCATCCCCAACGGGAACCCATCTCATGCTCGGCGCGTACTTTGCTGATATGGCCCCCCTGAATCTTCCGTTTCTGAATAAATCCGACTCTGGCCTGCCCAACGGCGTGACCCACCCGACTTGGGTGGTGCTGGATTTGCAGGGCGCGTACCCGGCGCGGCAGCCTGCCAGCCCCATCGCCGCCCTGCTCAACCGCGCCGAAACGCTGGAAGCACTGGAAGCCCGCGTGGAAAAACTGTGCGGCGCAGAGTGGCTGCACGGCGTGTTGGTGCGCTTTGGCGGCTTTGCGGCGGCCCCAGCCACAGCCCACGCGGTGCGCGGCATTCTGGGACGGCTGGCACAGGAGAAACGGGTGGTGGCCCACCTGCCCCAACTGACCATGACCGCCCTGATCGCGGCCAGCGGCGCGACCGAAATCGCCGCGCCCGAATCGGCAGACGTGATGCTGGGCGGCTTCGCGGTGGAATCCACCTTCCTCGGGGCCTTTCTGAAAAAGCACGGCATAGAGTTCGAGAACCTGCGAATCCGCGAGTACAAGGCCGCGCTAACCCGCTTTTCTCAGGATCATATGGACGAGGCCAACCGCGAACAGTTAGGCGCGTACATCAACGGGATGGAAGGCGCGTGGGCGCGGGATTTGGCGGAGGCGCGGGGCGTCAGTGAAGACACGGCACGGGGCTGGCTGTCGGGCGACTTGACCTCGGCTCAGGGGGCGCTGGACGCGGGCCTGATCACCCGAATCGCCTACGAAGATGAACTGGTCGGCCCCGGCACCCGCCCGATGGCTGCTGTGCTGGATTTGTTTATGCCCAAAAAACCCAGCAACGCCAAAGCGGGCCGAATCGCCATTATTCCGCTGATCGGCACGATTATTCCGGGCAAGAGCCGCAACAACCCCGTACCCCTGCCCTTGCTGGGCGGCCCGATGGCCGGGTCGGATACGGTTACGGCGGCCCTCAAGCGGGCCAAGCAAGACGACAAAACCAAAGCCATCGTGCTGTACGTGAACAGCGGCGGCGGTTCGGCCCTCGCCTCTGACCTGATCTGGCGCGAGGTGGCGACCAGTGAAAAGCCTGTGGTGGTGGTCATGGACGAGTACGCGGCCAGCGGTGGCTACTACGTGGCGACGCACGCCAAGCACATCGTGGCCTCGCCGTACACCCTGACCGGCAGCATCGGCGTGGTCAGCGGCAAGCCCGTGTTGAAGGAATTCAACGCCCGCAACAACCTGAACCCGGAGCGGGTGGGCAATGACCGCGCCCTGATGTATTCGGCCTCGCGCCCCTACAGCGACGACGAACGCGCCCTGATCGAACGCAGCATTGGCGAGGTGTATGACCGCTTCGTGTCGCGGGTGGCCGCAGGCCGCAAGCTGACCAAGGAGCGCGTGAACGAACTGGGCCGAGGCCGCATCTGGAGCGGAGTGGACGCCCTAGAACACGGCCTGATCGATGAGCTGGGCGACTTGCACACCGGCATAGAACGCGCCGCAGAATTGGCAGGCCTCCCTTACGACGCGCCCACGTGGAACGCCACACCCAAAAATCACGGCCCCCTGCCCGAATTTGTGCAGGAGGCCGCGAGTCTGGCCCACAGCGCCGTAACGCTAGAAGGCCTGAGCCTGTGGCCGTTTGGCAAGGAGCGGGTGCTGACGTGGTTTGATCAGGATGTGAAAGTGAGGTAGGGAGCGTAGAGGGTGGATCGTAGAACGTGGGAACAGCCAAACCACGATCTACGATCCACGTTTTATTTCGCCTGTTCTACTGCTCGCTGACAGCCCTTTCATACGCCGCGATCTGGCCCCGAATCACATCCAAGCTGCCTTCCCAGAACTCTGGCGCGTGCAGGTCGATGCCGAATCCGGCGGCGAGGGCGCGGGCGTCGGCCTGACCTGTGCTGGCGAGCAGTTCGTCGTAGCGGGCCTGAAAC includes the following:
- a CDS encoding carboxymuconolactone decarboxylase family protein; this encodes MNDAPDQDFPAQTTGTRGTATQIAGRARATIFGEQEGRILDRLAALDPDLMAYIRDFAYDTVYERPGLDLKTRELLACTLLVGLGSPPELRTHLRGALRAGATETELRETLLMCVPYLGFPRVVAAFEQLRLLLEAAKKTPPTQQAGDAE
- a CDS encoding c-type cytochrome, coding for MKNTFAVTMTLLLALTLGGSYAAYQIAVAPHHTESKAEGGTGDQEERAGSVPSEEAPSATSTATGAAGSAEAQGNAKAPNAGGEQAGPNGAVMGSQGAAIGNQENGVTENNSATVATTEGAQAGENTTANEGSESGRPPAEMSSTGATVTTEAGNVEEGQAKFVSSCGACHGAEGGGGIGAALNTADGPKSWTLDQFKLTLREGKTPDRELAATMPRFSPEQLSDAEIANIHAYIKTLN
- a CDS encoding group III truncated hemoglobin, with protein sequence MTSRLLLTTSPLPDMLAGGWDGWTVQLATADALPHAAGLLVPHDGQPVRDVQNRPDRWAVLTLVSGAVRRGLPVLAWGTGAALAGRVLGAAIQAGANAEGGESTAEEWAVLPRDAQAERWLSGAPLLWRAGTVTAWAGETLPDTLKREFLNLLEVPTPHTPATPLESIGGEAVLRPLLADFYAQARADGVLGPVFAAHVSDWEAHLEAVTAFWVTMLGGGTELGSQRWRGNLNHIHAPLGVRGVHLARWLALFRTAAEAHLPPDAAQVLISRAEAMGQRLGQKRASRTESPS
- a CDS encoding S49 family peptidase → MAPLNLPFLNKSDSGLPNGVTHPTWVVLDLQGAYPARQPASPIAALLNRAETLEALEARVEKLCGAEWLHGVLVRFGGFAAAPATAHAVRGILGRLAQEKRVVAHLPQLTMTALIAASGATEIAAPESADVMLGGFAVESTFLGAFLKKHGIEFENLRIREYKAALTRFSQDHMDEANREQLGAYINGMEGAWARDLAEARGVSEDTARGWLSGDLTSAQGALDAGLITRIAYEDELVGPGTRPMAAVLDLFMPKKPSNAKAGRIAIIPLIGTIIPGKSRNNPVPLPLLGGPMAGSDTVTAALKRAKQDDKTKAIVLYVNSGGGSALASDLIWREVATSEKPVVVVMDEYAASGGYYVATHAKHIVASPYTLTGSIGVVSGKPVLKEFNARNNLNPERVGNDRALMYSASRPYSDDERALIERSIGEVYDRFVSRVAAGRKLTKERVNELGRGRIWSGVDALEHGLIDELGDLHTGIERAAELAGLPYDAPTWNATPKNHGPLPEFVQEAASLAHSAVTLEGLSLWPFGKERVLTWFDQDVKVR